From Novipirellula artificiosorum, the proteins below share one genomic window:
- a CDS encoding RNA polymerase sigma factor — MSGLPSRLADDEPSAWAELYDATADGLFQYVTVLAGDPDAAAEIFQEGFVRLYRSRERLREVDDLKAFVFTVIRNETNRWLSHKQKRMAETATDEPLAESVVHSDDDDTELIRHALKTLSEEEQELIELKVYAQLTFTQISKILRLPSGTCASRYRRSLAKMRLVIQEQIG; from the coding sequence ATGAGCGGATTGCCGTCGCGATTGGCCGATGACGAGCCATCGGCATGGGCCGAATTGTACGACGCGACTGCGGATGGACTGTTTCAATATGTGACCGTTCTTGCGGGTGACCCCGACGCGGCTGCTGAAATTTTCCAGGAAGGATTCGTCCGTCTGTATCGGTCTCGTGAACGGCTGCGCGAGGTCGATGACCTGAAGGCGTTCGTCTTCACGGTGATTCGCAATGAAACGAATCGATGGCTGAGCCACAAACAGAAACGAATGGCGGAAACGGCGACTGACGAGCCACTTGCGGAGAGTGTTGTCCATTCCGATGACGATGATACGGAGCTGATTCGTCATGCTCTGAAAACGTTGTCGGAAGAGGAACAAGAACTAATCGAGTTAAAGGTTTACGCTCAATTGACTTTCACACAAATCTCCAAAATTCTTCGTCTCCCCAGCGGGACCTGTGCAAGCCGCTACCGGCGATCGCTTGCAAAAATGCGGTTGGTCATCCAGGAGCAGATCGGATGA
- a CDS encoding DUF58 domain-containing protein codes for MSSDAKKRDFLDPDVVARLHGMPLVARKAMQGSISGRHASPHRGSSVEFAEYRKYVPGDDLRRLDWRTYGRSDRFFVKEFEADTNLRLVFVLDTSGSMAFGSGEYSKLDYAKQFAATLGYLAIEQGDAVGLACVTNRVVSHLPARRNPAHLSTLFDSLEAAQAEGETQLVSVLHELAETVRQHALIVVLSDLFTSPESLRDSFEHLRFRKHDVAAFHLLDPEEIDFPIERPTRFVDMENEETIFAEPSDIAGPYRQAMQEYLEEMKRVTLETEVDYRVVSLTEPYEQVLTSFLVGRMNARGTR; via the coding sequence ATGAGTAGCGATGCAAAAAAACGTGATTTTCTCGACCCTGACGTGGTTGCGCGTCTTCATGGAATGCCGCTGGTTGCTCGGAAAGCCATGCAGGGTAGTATTTCGGGTCGGCACGCAAGTCCTCATCGCGGTTCAAGTGTCGAGTTTGCCGAGTATCGCAAGTACGTTCCCGGTGACGATCTGCGTCGACTCGATTGGCGGACCTACGGGCGCTCCGATCGGTTTTTTGTCAAGGAGTTCGAGGCCGATACGAACTTGCGTTTGGTCTTCGTGCTCGACACCAGCGGATCGATGGCGTTCGGAAGTGGTGAGTATAGCAAGCTCGATTATGCGAAGCAGTTCGCCGCGACGCTTGGTTACTTGGCGATTGAACAGGGCGATGCAGTCGGGCTTGCTTGTGTGACCAACCGTGTCGTGAGTCATCTGCCCGCACGCCGAAACCCTGCCCATTTGTCGACGTTGTTTGACTCGCTCGAAGCCGCGCAAGCAGAAGGGGAAACACAGTTGGTGAGCGTGTTACACGAGTTGGCCGAAACCGTGCGTCAACATGCCCTGATCGTGGTTTTATCCGACTTGTTCACCTCGCCGGAATCCTTGCGAGACAGCTTTGAGCATTTGAGGTTTCGAAAACATGACGTTGCCGCGTTCCATCTTTTGGATCCCGAGGAGATCGATTTTCCGATCGAACGACCCACTCGATTTGTCGATATGGAAAACGAAGAGACGATCTTTGCCGAACCCAGTGACATCGCAGGTCCCTACCGACAAGCGATGCAAGAATACTTGGAGGAGATGAAGCGAGTGACCCTTGAAACCGAGGTCGATTACCGAGTGGTGTCGCTAACGGAGCCCTACGAGCAAGTGCTGACCAGTTTTCTCGTGGGTCGCATGAATGCGCGAGGGACGCGATGA
- the rpsP gene encoding 30S ribosomal protein S16 — MDQRSPRDGRVIEELGYYDPMCPETDARVSLKSDRIDHWISVGAQASDKVAVLIKKYGTNGTHLEQQKAALERLGKRKEYTFVPEAPQPKKQEEPKAEAPAEAAPAEEAAPAEEAAAASEETASE, encoded by the coding sequence ATGGATCAACGAAGCCCCCGTGACGGTCGTGTGATCGAAGAACTGGGTTACTACGATCCGATGTGTCCCGAGACGGATGCACGCGTTTCACTCAAGTCAGACCGTATTGATCATTGGATCAGCGTCGGAGCACAAGCGAGCGACAAGGTCGCCGTTCTGATCAAGAAGTATGGAACCAACGGCACGCACCTGGAGCAGCAAAAAGCTGCACTGGAACGGTTGGGCAAACGCAAGGAATACACCTTCGTCCCTGAAGCTCCACAGCCTAAGAAGCAGGAAGAGCCAAAAGCGGAAGCCCCGGCCGAAGCAGCTCCAGCCGAAGAAGCAGCTCCAGCCGAAGAAGCAGCTGCGGCGAGCGAAGAAACGGCAAGCGAGTGA
- a CDS encoding BatA domain-containing protein gives MNFLQPWMLAALPLVLLPILIHLVNQWRYQTKPWAAMMFLLQAAQTNRGHARLRRWLILALRSLAIGSMILAASRPLSSGLLGWSFGDRVDATIVILDRSPSMQQLGPGGTTKLGLASEQVADALRKLGAADLFMINGPRDLPKRFSSVDALLDSPWMQGSAATSDVPAMLKLAVDLVRREQFGRTDIWICSDLRSSDWQPESGNWGALKRTLGQQSQSVRVHLLAFPEPVSVNRSVRVTKVQQVVDDQGTSVRLSLSLVSTGTSRQASELVPVTFEMNGARTRAEIPLTEGNAEFHDYRIPMAPATTTAWGRVSIPADSNLADNEAFFVLGEPPDRRVVIVSEAASVSQALEAAAAVSPDVKTPVSVQRMDAQQVVSLQANDVGLLIWQSELPTGTARQVVEDFVKRGGQVLFFPSSRWGRGVGQPNAESFMGVRWSGWIDAPGSVMVEHWVKTQDLLADTQSGTELPLAELRVLGHATLDGEVTSLATLSGGDPLLARTATEKGAAYFCTASPDMQHSSLQENGVVLYAMIQRALQQGLDSMRAATQRDAVSGQPGTESWQPIAGNPKSLSSEYPAHAGVYEIGSEQGRAVVAVNRPAAEDRTGVIDDAALADLFAGMEFERVDHANGRFGGVVNEVWRLFLIGMIVALLFEAILCLPSRRPVLDSPLERLAGLRANRRKGGVA, from the coding sequence ATGAATTTCTTGCAACCCTGGATGCTGGCGGCTCTGCCGCTCGTGCTGTTGCCGATCTTGATTCATTTGGTCAACCAATGGAGGTATCAAACCAAGCCGTGGGCGGCGATGATGTTTTTGCTGCAAGCGGCTCAGACGAACCGTGGGCATGCCAGGCTTCGTCGTTGGCTGATTCTCGCGTTGCGATCGCTTGCGATTGGCAGCATGATCCTGGCCGCTTCACGCCCTTTGTCGAGCGGATTGCTCGGCTGGTCGTTTGGTGATCGTGTCGACGCGACGATTGTTATTCTGGACCGGTCGCCCAGCATGCAGCAATTGGGTCCGGGCGGAACCACGAAGCTTGGACTGGCTTCCGAGCAGGTCGCCGACGCGCTGCGTAAACTTGGTGCAGCCGACCTGTTCATGATCAACGGTCCCCGTGACTTGCCAAAACGTTTTTCCAGTGTCGATGCCCTGCTGGATTCGCCATGGATGCAGGGATCTGCGGCGACTTCGGACGTACCTGCGATGTTGAAACTCGCTGTGGATCTTGTTCGACGCGAGCAGTTTGGTCGCACCGACATCTGGATCTGTAGCGATCTTCGATCCTCAGATTGGCAACCCGAAAGCGGCAACTGGGGTGCCTTGAAACGAACCTTGGGACAGCAGTCCCAATCGGTGCGAGTCCATCTCTTGGCGTTTCCGGAGCCGGTGTCGGTCAATCGGTCGGTGCGAGTCACGAAGGTCCAGCAAGTTGTGGATGATCAAGGAACCTCCGTGCGTTTGTCCTTGAGTTTGGTATCAACGGGAACAAGTCGCCAAGCATCGGAGCTTGTTCCTGTGACATTCGAAATGAATGGAGCAAGGACTCGCGCTGAGATTCCGTTGACCGAGGGGAACGCGGAGTTCCATGATTATCGAATCCCCATGGCTCCAGCAACGACAACCGCTTGGGGTCGGGTGTCGATCCCCGCCGATTCCAACCTTGCCGACAACGAAGCTTTTTTTGTTTTGGGCGAGCCTCCGGATCGACGAGTTGTCATTGTCAGTGAGGCGGCTTCGGTATCGCAGGCCCTTGAAGCCGCAGCGGCCGTTTCCCCCGACGTGAAGACTCCGGTTTCGGTCCAGCGGATGGATGCACAGCAAGTCGTATCACTGCAAGCGAACGATGTTGGCTTGTTGATTTGGCAGAGCGAGTTGCCAACCGGAACGGCACGCCAAGTTGTTGAAGACTTTGTCAAGCGAGGAGGCCAAGTCCTTTTTTTTCCTTCATCGAGATGGGGCCGTGGTGTCGGCCAACCGAACGCGGAGTCCTTCATGGGGGTTCGCTGGAGTGGTTGGATCGATGCCCCAGGAAGCGTGATGGTGGAACACTGGGTGAAGACTCAAGACTTGTTGGCCGACACGCAATCCGGTACCGAATTACCGCTTGCCGAGTTGCGAGTGCTTGGGCATGCGACCCTCGATGGCGAAGTGACTTCCTTAGCAACGTTGTCCGGCGGGGATCCGCTGCTGGCGCGTACAGCGACCGAGAAGGGCGCGGCCTACTTTTGCACGGCTTCGCCCGATATGCAGCATTCGTCTCTGCAGGAAAACGGGGTCGTGCTCTATGCGATGATCCAGCGTGCTTTGCAGCAAGGACTTGATTCGATGCGTGCAGCGACGCAACGGGATGCAGTCAGCGGACAGCCAGGGACGGAATCGTGGCAACCGATCGCAGGGAATCCCAAATCGCTGTCGAGTGAATATCCGGCTCACGCCGGAGTCTATGAGATCGGATCGGAGCAGGGCAGGGCAGTGGTGGCAGTCAATCGTCCGGCTGCCGAAGATCGAACGGGGGTCATCGATGATGCTGCGTTGGCCGACTTGTTCGCCGGCATGGAGTTTGAGCGAGTGGATCACGCGAACGGCCGCTTCGGTGGTGTCGTGAACGAGGTCTGGAGGCTGTTCTTGATTGGCATGATCGTCGCCTTGTTGTTCGAAGCGATCCTCTGCCTTCCAAGCCGGCGACCTGTTCTTGATTCACCCTTGGAGCGGCTTGCCGGTTTGCGGGCAAACCGTCGGAAAGGCGGAGTCGCGTGA
- the trmD gene encoding tRNA (guanosine(37)-N1)-methyltransferase TrmD: protein MRFDIVTLFPAIFDGYLTQSLLDKAIQRELVHIHRHDLRDWAENTPHRKVDDRPFGGGPGMLIQVETTVNCVEAIEAMDPRPARRILLTPQGKPFDQRVAEDLATTDRIMLLCGRYEGFDQRVVDILQPEEVSIGDFVLNGGEVAAMVIVDAVVRLLPGVLGDENSNIDDSFSRGNRLLEFPQYTRPRTYRGHAVPEVLLNGDHKAIAAWREQQSQQRTQQRRSDLLRNDTDHPSSK from the coding sequence ATGCGATTTGACATCGTCACCCTGTTTCCAGCCATCTTTGATGGTTACCTGACTCAGAGCCTACTTGATAAAGCGATTCAGCGAGAATTGGTCCACATTCACCGGCATGACCTGCGTGATTGGGCCGAAAACACGCCCCATCGCAAAGTCGATGACCGACCGTTCGGCGGCGGTCCCGGGATGCTGATTCAAGTGGAAACCACGGTGAACTGCGTCGAAGCGATCGAAGCGATGGACCCGCGGCCAGCACGAAGAATCCTGCTGACCCCACAAGGCAAACCGTTCGATCAACGCGTGGCAGAGGATTTGGCAACCACCGACCGCATCATGCTGTTGTGTGGTCGCTACGAAGGATTTGATCAGCGGGTTGTCGATATTTTGCAGCCCGAAGAAGTCAGCATCGGTGACTTTGTCCTCAATGGAGGCGAAGTGGCCGCGATGGTAATCGTTGACGCAGTGGTCCGGCTGTTGCCCGGAGTGCTCGGCGACGAGAACAGCAACATTGATGATTCCTTCAGCCGCGGAAATCGGCTGCTGGAATTTCCTCAGTACACTCGCCCGAGAACGTATCGCGGTCACGCGGTTCCCGAAGTCCTACTCAACGGCGACCACAAAGCGATTGCAGCGTGGCGGGAACAACAATCTCAGCAGCGAACTCAACAACGACGCAGTGATTTACTGCGTAACGATACAGATCACCCCTCATCAAAATAA
- a CDS encoding IS4 family transposase, with amino-acid sequence MSTVAHLSGELNGCQFGDERLTKRIKKMADVLSHSPNMSIPAAFKSKADIEGCYRFFNNDNVTPEKILQPHIEATYQRINQVDYVLLVQDTTEIDLTRPEQQVDGAGPMDCESRRGAFYHPMIAFDVAGVALGIVGQKSWTREAISKESKSEKNKKRKQVPIEEKESVRWLEGVHCSERTALACPETTCVCVGDSESDIYDVFAAVAQSEVPNVHLLIRAGQNRNTSEQQDWCEQVRQTPKIADQTCNVRARRAKIQKGKSKRTRSRIARVAELEIRKASIQLCRPPHAAKHLPKSLTVNVVLCEERNPPDGEDPISWMLVTTLPIETNEDVQRIIQSYCVRWQIEVYFRTLKSGCRIERRRFEAIDRVLNCLAFYSVVAWRLMYLCHLGRECPELDCEVLFEPSEWKSVYVILGRKLPKKGCPNLNEVIRAIASLGGFIDRPKNDPGTQTLWVGIQRSYDLSNAWNAFGPGAKNFSSV; translated from the coding sequence ATGTCAACGGTTGCTCATCTTTCGGGAGAACTCAATGGCTGTCAGTTCGGGGACGAGCGGCTCACGAAACGAATCAAGAAGATGGCCGATGTCCTCAGCCACAGTCCCAATATGAGCATTCCGGCAGCCTTCAAGAGTAAGGCTGATATCGAGGGCTGCTATCGCTTTTTCAACAACGACAACGTCACTCCTGAAAAGATCCTTCAGCCACACATCGAGGCAACGTATCAACGAATCAATCAAGTCGACTATGTCTTGCTGGTCCAGGACACTACCGAGATCGACTTGACGCGGCCAGAACAACAAGTCGATGGAGCAGGGCCAATGGACTGCGAGAGTCGCCGTGGAGCTTTCTATCACCCGATGATTGCCTTCGATGTTGCGGGAGTTGCCTTAGGAATCGTGGGGCAAAAAAGTTGGACACGTGAAGCGATCAGCAAAGAATCCAAGTCGGAGAAAAACAAAAAGCGAAAACAAGTTCCCATTGAAGAAAAAGAAAGTGTTCGTTGGCTTGAAGGAGTCCACTGTAGCGAGCGTACCGCCTTGGCTTGTCCAGAGACGACTTGCGTGTGCGTTGGCGACAGCGAATCGGACATTTACGATGTCTTTGCCGCCGTCGCCCAAAGCGAAGTTCCCAATGTGCATTTACTGATTCGGGCAGGTCAAAATCGAAACACTTCCGAGCAGCAAGACTGGTGCGAACAAGTTCGCCAAACACCGAAAATTGCCGATCAAACGTGCAATGTCCGAGCACGCAGAGCGAAGATACAGAAGGGTAAATCAAAGCGAACTCGTTCACGCATTGCGCGCGTTGCTGAACTAGAGATTCGAAAAGCGAGTATCCAACTCTGTCGCCCGCCCCATGCTGCCAAGCATTTACCTAAATCGCTTACGGTCAATGTGGTACTCTGTGAAGAGAGAAATCCGCCCGATGGTGAAGACCCGATAAGCTGGATGTTGGTGACGACTCTACCCATCGAGACGAACGAAGATGTCCAGCGAATCATTCAGTCGTACTGCGTCCGATGGCAAATTGAAGTCTATTTTAGAACCCTCAAATCGGGTTGTCGTATTGAGCGGCGTCGATTCGAGGCAATCGATCGAGTGTTGAACTGCTTGGCCTTTTACAGTGTGGTGGCTTGGCGATTGATGTATCTTTGTCATCTTGGACGGGAGTGCCCTGAGCTGGACTGTGAAGTTCTCTTTGAACCGAGTGAATGGAAAAGCGTGTATGTAATTCTAGGTCGCAAACTGCCAAAGAAAGGTTGCCCGAATCTCAACGAAGTGATCCGCGCGATCGCGAGCTTAGGCGGCTTCATCGATCGACCAAAGAACGATCCTGGGACGCAAACGCTTTGGGTTGGAATCCAGAGATCCTACGACCTGTCCAACGCATGGAACGCTTTTGGGCCAGGTGCAAAAAATTTTTCAAGCGT
- the ffh gene encoding signal recognition particle protein, giving the protein MFDSLSEGLQSAFKSLSGKGKLSEGNMRDGLEIVKTSMLEADVSYSVVQDFMDHVTEKALGKRVLLSLRPHEELVRIVHDELISILGPVDSSLHLKQEGPTIIMLCGLQGSGKTTTCGKLSQLLKEENVKPMLVAADLQRPAAIEQLHVIGRQLDVPVYSEADNKNPVKVCQNGIAKAKAEGARVVILDTAGRLAIDEELMGELQRIDKKVAPDQVYLVVDGMTGQDAVNSAGAFNDALELNGVIMTKLDGDARGGALLSVKHVTGVPVKFIGTGEHFDALEPFRPEGMASRILQMGDIVAAAREAHRIVDEKEREELEAKMASGDFTLDDFKGMMEKVAKPGLMGKMMGLMPGMGQFKDMMESDEAAGGIRQTIGAINSMTMAERRNPKVIDVHRRTRIAKGAGVQASTISQLVKQFEQMKPIMQSMMGTGVGDRMKMMRQLQAGAAMGDPTLGMKTKKSTGERLSTSEKKKRKKERDKLLRKMKKKK; this is encoded by the coding sequence GTGTTTGATTCCCTCTCTGAAGGTCTGCAATCTGCGTTTAAGAGCTTGTCCGGCAAAGGCAAGCTCTCCGAAGGCAATATGCGCGACGGGCTGGAAATCGTCAAAACGTCGATGCTCGAGGCGGACGTCAGCTATTCGGTGGTCCAGGACTTCATGGATCACGTTACCGAAAAAGCCCTCGGAAAACGGGTCCTGCTGAGCCTACGGCCGCACGAAGAATTGGTGCGGATCGTCCATGACGAACTGATTTCGATCCTGGGTCCGGTCGACTCGTCGCTGCATCTGAAGCAGGAAGGCCCGACCATCATCATGCTCTGCGGATTGCAGGGTAGCGGAAAAACAACGACCTGCGGCAAGCTTTCGCAGTTACTGAAGGAAGAGAACGTCAAGCCGATGCTGGTGGCCGCAGACCTTCAGCGACCCGCCGCAATCGAGCAGCTGCACGTCATCGGACGTCAATTGGATGTGCCGGTCTATAGCGAAGCAGACAACAAGAACCCTGTAAAAGTTTGCCAAAACGGGATCGCCAAAGCGAAAGCCGAAGGGGCACGCGTCGTCATTCTTGACACCGCTGGCCGATTAGCGATCGACGAAGAGTTGATGGGGGAGCTTCAACGGATCGATAAGAAAGTCGCCCCCGATCAAGTCTACCTGGTCGTTGACGGGATGACCGGGCAAGACGCCGTCAACAGCGCCGGGGCCTTCAACGACGCCTTGGAGCTCAATGGCGTCATCATGACCAAACTCGATGGTGACGCTCGCGGCGGAGCGTTGTTGTCGGTCAAGCATGTCACCGGTGTTCCGGTCAAGTTCATCGGGACCGGTGAACACTTCGATGCCCTCGAGCCGTTTCGTCCCGAGGGGATGGCGAGCCGCATTTTGCAGATGGGTGACATTGTCGCGGCCGCACGAGAAGCCCACCGCATCGTTGATGAAAAAGAACGGGAAGAACTCGAAGCGAAGATGGCTTCGGGAGATTTCACGCTTGACGATTTCAAGGGGATGATGGAGAAGGTCGCCAAACCTGGCTTGATGGGCAAAATGATGGGTCTGATGCCAGGCATGGGCCAATTCAAAGACATGATGGAAAGCGACGAGGCGGCAGGCGGGATTCGCCAGACCATCGGCGCGATCAACAGCATGACGATGGCCGAACGTCGCAACCCGAAAGTGATCGACGTCCATCGTCGCACGCGAATCGCCAAGGGGGCGGGCGTGCAAGCATCGACCATCTCACAGCTGGTCAAACAATTCGAACAGATGAAACCGATCATGCAAAGCATGATGGGAACCGGTGTTGGCGACCGTATGAAGATGATGCGTCAATTGCAAGCCGGTGCTGCGATGGGCGACCCCACCCTGGGGATGAAGACCAAGAAGAGCACGGGCGAACGATTGTCCACCTCGGAAAAGAAGAAACGAAAGAAAGAACGCGACAAGTTGTTGCGGAAGATGAAGAAAAAGAAGTAG